The DNA window GATCATTTTTCCAGACTATGAAAAGTACACCAAGTTTTGTGCCGGATTCAGGAGAAAATTCGTAAAAAGAAGCGGCACCATCGGATGCACGTTGATCAAGAGAGAAGTATTGCTGTTGTGCGAAGAAGCCCTTAGGCACGTTCATGCGGGCGAGGATACGGTGATCGGTAAGGTGCTTCAAAAAAGAGGATTCAAACATGTAACGGTAAGGGATGTCGTCGGATATCATTTTCATCGCAACCCAGTCGATCATCACATCATGGCCTATTTCAGGGCAGGGAAAAGTTCCCGCTCCGGCCTCGGGACATGGAAGGCCTTGTTTGCGTGCGTCAGGTTTCTTTCTTTGCAATTCCTTCAGATGGCACTGTTCGCCAGTGCAGAGAAAAGGCCGACGGTCAGGCTCTGGTCGTTCGTATCACTCCTCTCCGTATTATACGTGGCCGGCTTCTTGAATTCACAGAAGTTGAGAGATCGGGCCGAGGCCAAAATCGGACTCTTCATGAAAAATTGCGGGTTGAAAAATGCCTGCACCACCGAATAAAGGGCATTGGGAGCTTTTCCTCGTTCCTGAATCTCTCGGCCTGGTTATTTCATGGGGTTAGGGTCGGGGGAGTTTTACCCGCCGGTTGTCTAGCGGGCCTGCCCGTGGTCGCATCAAAAAGACCCCCATGCCCCCTCAATAAAATCCAGCAAATATTCCGATCGAATCGATCAGACACAGACATGGAACAAGACCGCCGGACATTTATCAAGGATATCCTGAAGGATGCATGGAAGTATACGCCTTCCCACCTTGTGCCCGGGCTCTGTGGGTTCCTTTCTATATTCGTCTTTACCCGGTTATTGAGTCCTGAGGAATATGC is part of the Deltaproteobacteria bacterium genome and encodes:
- a CDS encoding glycosyltransferase family 2 protein gives rise to the protein MKIDVTIATKDNEHTIEKVIQAVQENIPYNEIILVDDSSDNTPRLAEALGAKVYRVEGRLGVKRIMQAKLSRTQWIASIDSDVIVYPNWWEKMTRPLADNRLASVGGYLESDFKIIFPDYEKYTKFCAGFRRKFVKRSGTIGCTLIKREVLLLCEEALRHVHAGEDTVIGKVLQKRGFKHVTVRDVVGYHFHRNPVDHHIMAYFRAGKSSRSGLGTWKALFACVRFLSLQFLQMALFASAEKRPTVRLWSFVSLLSVLYVAGFLNSQKLRDRAEAKIGLFMKNCGLKNACTTE